A genomic segment from Peribacillus sp. ACCC06369 encodes:
- a CDS encoding sensor histidine kinase: protein MERTTTTAVRELCEMHTHLLDKDIQILENLSTNLSLIANLNKANVFIDCPVREGKHAIVVAEASAYSVKSVYDHPVVGKFAYEAFEPAVFYVLRTGKEMFVNRALTQEGAMVQQSVVPVKGEYNRVIAVLIMEKVIQEEPETSNQFERQDQQNSLVPEFIEESIFLINNQNRLVYMNPAAINLVTEIGLRDCVLGDSIFDCFPDFADVLASKEEILMKEINIGKKTFQIKKFHLGNKNSDETFIIIRDLTELRDKERELISKSVAIREIHHRVKNNLQTVASLLRLQMRIGAPEESKPHLLVSLNRVLSISSVYEIILASSHADHVDLLELIKKIGDMIVYTEDHTRNVLSIEYTGELHSIDSDIGISVALVVNELIHNCVKHAFMEGTEGKITVCFQKDGSELEIQVRDDGIGYSPAVKPSLGLDIIRMTVENDLDGEFSIRRIKEGTLASVRFPYKR from the coding sequence ATGGAACGGACAACTACAACTGCTGTCCGAGAATTATGTGAGATGCATACTCACCTACTGGACAAGGATATTCAAATTCTTGAAAACCTATCAACGAATTTATCGTTGATAGCCAATTTGAATAAAGCGAATGTCTTTATTGATTGTCCGGTGCGTGAAGGGAAGCATGCCATAGTCGTGGCAGAGGCAAGCGCATATTCCGTAAAATCGGTTTATGATCATCCGGTTGTCGGGAAATTTGCCTATGAGGCCTTCGAGCCGGCAGTATTTTATGTATTGCGCACCGGAAAGGAGATGTTCGTGAATCGGGCATTGACTCAAGAGGGAGCAATGGTTCAGCAAAGTGTCGTTCCGGTCAAGGGAGAATACAATCGGGTCATAGCCGTTTTGATCATGGAAAAGGTGATTCAGGAAGAACCTGAAACTTCAAATCAGTTTGAAAGGCAAGATCAACAAAATTCCTTAGTTCCTGAATTCATCGAAGAGTCCATTTTCCTAATCAATAACCAGAACCGACTTGTTTATATGAATCCTGCTGCCATTAATCTAGTAACGGAAATTGGTTTGAGGGACTGTGTCTTGGGGGACTCCATTTTCGATTGTTTTCCTGACTTTGCCGATGTTCTTGCTTCAAAAGAAGAGATTTTAATGAAAGAAATTAATATTGGTAAAAAGACTTTCCAAATTAAGAAATTCCATTTAGGCAACAAGAATTCCGATGAAACATTCATCATCATCCGGGATCTGACTGAACTGCGGGATAAAGAGAGAGAGCTGATTAGCAAGTCAGTAGCCATTCGTGAAATTCATCATAGGGTGAAGAATAATTTGCAGACTGTTGCCAGTTTACTTCGGCTGCAAATGAGGATAGGGGCCCCTGAAGAAAGCAAGCCCCATTTATTGGTCAGTTTGAACCGGGTGTTAAGCATATCGTCGGTTTATGAAATCATTTTGGCAAGCAGCCATGCGGATCACGTGGATTTACTGGAGCTTATTAAGAAAATAGGCGATATGATCGTTTATACGGAGGATCATACCCGTAACGTCCTAAGCATTGAATATACGGGTGAGCTTCATTCCATTGATTCCGACATTGGCATTTCCGTCGCGCTGGTGGTGAATGAGCTGATTCATAATTGTGTGAAGCACGCTTTCATGGAAGGTACGGAAGGGAAGATTACCGTATGCTTTCAAAAGGATGGTTCTGAATTGGAGATTCAAGTAAGAGATGATGGCATCGGCTATTCGCCGGCAGTGAAACCTTCTTTGGGGCTGGACATCATCCGCATGACGGTGGAAAATGATTTGGATGGGGAGTTTTCGATTCGTCGGATTAAAGAAGGTACCCTGGCTTCTGTGAGATTTCCATACAAGAGGTAG
- a CDS encoding Na+/H+ antiporter NhaC family protein translates to MRHVYGVLAKGWFMLEMAGLFIIMGIVVGLVAGLNLTEICEGFNDGFREVLVGAMIVGIARAVAVVMEDGQVMDTIVHSLGNLVGDFPAVFSALGMFIVQMLCSLLIPSGSGQALVTMPIMAPLADIIGVTRQTAVLAYQLADGIGNILYPTSGYSMATLALAGVAWQKWVRFYLPLFFIWFLLSGAFLVIAQTIHWNG, encoded by the coding sequence TTGAGACACGTATATGGCGTTTTAGCAAAGGGTTGGTTTATGTTGGAAATGGCAGGACTCTTCATAATCATGGGAATCGTTGTCGGTTTAGTTGCCGGGTTAAATTTAACGGAAATTTGCGAAGGATTTAATGACGGATTTCGAGAAGTTTTGGTAGGTGCCATGATAGTAGGTATTGCAAGAGCTGTCGCTGTTGTTATGGAGGATGGTCAAGTAATGGACACGATCGTTCATAGTCTCGGCAATCTTGTCGGCGACTTTCCCGCTGTATTTAGCGCCCTTGGCATGTTTATTGTACAAATGTTATGTAGTCTTTTAATCCCCTCCGGCAGCGGTCAGGCTTTAGTTACCATGCCCATCATGGCTCCATTGGCCGACATCATCGGCGTTACAAGACAAACAGCCGTGTTAGCTTATCAGCTGGCAGATGGAATCGGCAATATATTATATCCAACATCTGGATATTCCATGGCCACCCTTGCCTTAGCAGGAGTCGCCTGGCAAAAATGGGTGCGCTTTTACCTACCCTTGTTTTTTATCTGGTTCCTCTTATCGGGCGCTTTCTTGGTCATCGCTCAAACAATTCACTGGAATGGTTAA
- a CDS encoding SDR family oxidoreductase, which produces MENRLDGKVAVVTGSSRGIGRAIAEQLAELGAKVVINYSGSAQKAYEAVERIKEKGGEAVAIKADISQVSHIEYLFEETVQAFGKIDILVNNAGLMINKPLSEATEEDFDKQFAVNVKGTFFACQQALKYMEVDGRIVNISTSVIGQMFPSYSMYAGTKGVVEQFTRHLSKEFGPKRITIKAIAPGPVNTELFNVGKSEQQIEGMKKMNAFGRLGEKDDIANVVSFLVGEQAQWVTGQTIRVNGGFI; this is translated from the coding sequence ATGGAAAATCGGTTGGATGGAAAAGTTGCAGTGGTCACAGGTTCATCAAGGGGAATTGGTCGCGCCATAGCGGAACAGCTTGCAGAATTGGGTGCAAAAGTGGTGATCAACTATTCAGGCAGTGCGCAGAAGGCATATGAAGCAGTGGAAAGGATTAAGGAGAAGGGCGGGGAAGCCGTCGCCATCAAAGCCGATATTAGCCAAGTTTCCCATATTGAATATCTCTTCGAAGAAACGGTCCAGGCGTTTGGGAAAATCGATATTTTAGTGAACAATGCCGGACTGATGATAAATAAACCACTTTCCGAAGCAACGGAAGAAGACTTTGATAAACAATTTGCAGTGAACGTGAAGGGGACATTCTTCGCTTGCCAACAAGCCTTAAAATATATGGAGGTCGATGGCAGGATCGTCAATATATCAACCTCTGTAATAGGCCAGATGTTTCCTTCGTATAGCATGTATGCAGGTACAAAAGGGGTAGTTGAACAGTTCACAAGACATTTGTCTAAAGAGTTCGGGCCAAAACGGATTACGATCAAAGCAATTGCTCCAGGTCCGGTCAACACAGAGTTGTTTAATGTAGGGAAATCGGAGCAGCAAATTGAAGGGATGAAAAAAATGAATGCCTTCGGACGTTTAGGTGAAAAGGATGACATTGCCAATGTGGTTTCGTTTTTGGTAGGTGAACAAGCGCAGTGGGTTACGGGTCAGACGATTAGGGTAAATGGAGGATTCATTTAA
- a CDS encoding DUF4023 family protein: MKSSKEFVESIQEQQKKEEGNFRRQGNGNPAQKLPNKKH; the protein is encoded by the coding sequence ATGAAAAGTTCAAAGGAATTTGTCGAAAGCATTCAAGAGCAGCAGAAAAAGGAAGAAGGCAATTTTCGCCGTCAAGGTAACGGTAATCCCGCTCAGAAATTACCGAATAAAAAACATTAA
- a CDS encoding VWA domain-containing protein gives MKYIRFNDSIIDTALFLQLQDLSTVLSGISELEFEYNYGSFIDLIENKVTASHFWENGNKEVKEAGLKTDVLLRTIGTLHHSTIQSMKEYQDIIGESSLPKFAAQLFAIMEDLRLEELVKKERPGTKKWFSVRGAYLKQYFESQLATNVTRSFALDELYCLIYLLLQSDRPDPIFPRANVRQLEELEKIKPFIHSVFEATKTSDITRICEQIVFRVNDGYEDTINEYFIFPIANVEKYKANTLFDELTRNDELVNDDTEEVDEEKSEFIDEKFSTWHRENKNGESNSTFLQFELEQGTKTSLMGGGAREAEDADQALASIQGSSGESKQKEYNQQETLEKKQTNMGKSGEHPFGEENKDVVQVIKEAKIPTLSEEKRYREFVADIEPFKRKLSSTIEKTLENKKNAPRKDLVFGRLSKKLLPLVLEENPRVFYKKNQDSNELDAVFTLLIDCSASMHNKMDETKRGVVLFHEVLKKLRIPHSIVGFWEDANEVREGYQPNYFHVIQSHSDSFYLNSGAKIMQLEPEEDNRDGYSIRVATMELEKRREKNRFLLVFSDGEPAASDYDQNGIVDTHLAVSEARKKGIEVIGLFLADGGVDESEELTMKNIYGKERLMIPSVAELPEQFTPLLKKLLLKTI, from the coding sequence ATGAAGTATATCCGGTTTAATGATTCAATAATTGATACGGCCCTTTTTTTACAGCTTCAGGATCTCTCGACTGTCTTATCCGGCATTTCTGAGCTGGAATTCGAATATAATTATGGTTCCTTCATTGATCTGATCGAGAATAAGGTCACAGCCAGCCATTTTTGGGAAAATGGCAATAAGGAAGTGAAGGAAGCGGGACTGAAAACGGACGTGCTCCTTAGGACGATAGGTACGCTGCATCATTCAACAATCCAGAGCATGAAGGAGTACCAGGACATCATCGGGGAAAGTTCGCTTCCGAAGTTTGCAGCCCAATTATTCGCTATAATGGAAGATTTGCGATTGGAAGAATTGGTGAAGAAAGAAAGGCCAGGCACGAAAAAATGGTTTTCGGTAAGGGGAGCTTACCTTAAACAATATTTCGAAAGCCAATTAGCAACGAATGTCACAAGAAGTTTTGCGCTGGATGAATTATATTGCCTCATCTATTTACTGCTTCAATCCGACCGGCCGGATCCGATTTTTCCCAGAGCCAATGTACGGCAGCTGGAAGAGCTGGAGAAAATCAAACCGTTCATCCATTCTGTCTTTGAAGCCACTAAAACCAGTGATATCACGAGGATTTGCGAGCAAATCGTTTTTCGTGTGAACGATGGATACGAGGATACGATCAATGAATATTTCATCTTCCCCATTGCAAATGTGGAAAAGTATAAGGCAAATACCTTATTTGATGAACTGACTAGAAATGATGAACTGGTTAACGATGATACAGAAGAGGTAGACGAAGAAAAAAGTGAGTTCATCGATGAGAAATTCTCAACTTGGCATCGGGAGAATAAGAACGGCGAGAGTAATTCGACTTTCCTTCAATTTGAATTGGAGCAGGGAACGAAAACAAGTCTGATGGGCGGCGGTGCCCGAGAAGCGGAAGATGCCGACCAAGCGCTGGCTTCGATCCAGGGTTCATCAGGGGAAAGTAAACAAAAGGAATACAATCAGCAGGAAACGCTGGAGAAGAAACAAACCAATATGGGCAAAAGTGGTGAACATCCATTTGGTGAAGAAAATAAAGACGTCGTCCAAGTAATCAAGGAAGCAAAAATACCAACACTTTCGGAGGAGAAACGCTACCGTGAGTTTGTTGCGGATATTGAACCGTTTAAGAGGAAACTTTCCAGTACAATTGAAAAGACACTGGAAAATAAAAAGAATGCACCAAGAAAAGATTTGGTTTTTGGTCGTTTATCGAAGAAATTACTGCCGCTTGTACTTGAAGAAAATCCAAGGGTCTTTTATAAAAAGAACCAGGATTCAAATGAATTGGATGCCGTATTCACATTGCTTATCGATTGCTCGGCCTCCATGCATAACAAAATGGATGAAACGAAACGAGGGGTCGTCCTGTTTCATGAAGTGCTGAAAAAATTAAGGATTCCCCATTCGATCGTGGGATTTTGGGAAGATGCGAATGAAGTGAGAGAAGGATATCAGCCGAATTACTTCCATGTGATCCAGTCGCATTCCGATTCTTTTTATCTGAACTCAGGAGCGAAAATCATGCAGCTTGAACCGGAGGAAGACAACCGGGACGGATACAGCATCAGGGTGGCCACAATGGAATTGGAAAAAAGGCGCGAAAAAAACCGTTTCTTGCTCGTATTTTCCGATGGTGAGCCGGCAGCAAGCGATTATGATCAAAATGGAATTGTCGATACACATCTTGCCGTATCGGAAGCCAGGAAAAAAGGCATAGAAGTCATAGGCCTGTTTTTAGCGGATGGAGGCGTCGATGAAAGTGAAGAATTGACGATGAAAAACATCTATGGCAAAGAACGGCTAATGATTCCGAGTGTAGCTGAATTGCCAGAGCAGTTTACACCGCTGTTAAAAAAGCTACTGCTGAAGACCATTTAA
- a CDS encoding MoxR family ATPase, whose translation MINRLPIEIANILEANKKNPAQYEELIRSGGYLPPEMELMVDAITALSMGKNILLKGPTGAGKTKFAETLSNLFNQPMFSVNCSVDLDAESLLGFKTLAYKEEKQVIEFVPGPVTNSMNHGHFLYIDEINMAKPETLPLINGVLDYRRTITNPFTNEVITAKDGFNVIAAINEGYVGTVPLNEALKNRFVVIEVPYIEGEQLKQLIETNTKLKDPRSIELFVKLSSDLINAVNQGKVAEDAASIRALLDACDLSVLIPPKRAILRSIVDKLDEEREREFVKNLADTLF comes from the coding sequence ATGATCAATCGACTACCAATAGAAATAGCAAATATATTAGAAGCTAATAAAAAAAATCCTGCTCAATACGAGGAATTGATCAGGAGCGGCGGATATCTGCCTCCCGAGATGGAGTTGATGGTAGATGCCATCACTGCCTTAAGCATGGGGAAGAATATCCTTTTGAAGGGTCCGACAGGGGCAGGAAAGACAAAGTTTGCCGAGACATTATCGAATTTATTCAACCAGCCAATGTTCAGTGTCAACTGCTCAGTCGACTTGGATGCCGAAAGTTTATTGGGCTTCAAGACGTTGGCTTATAAAGAGGAAAAACAGGTGATAGAATTCGTACCCGGACCTGTGACCAATTCAATGAATCACGGTCATTTCCTATATATAGATGAAATCAATATGGCAAAACCGGAAACACTGCCGCTAATCAATGGGGTGCTTGATTACAGAAGGACGATAACGAATCCGTTCACGAATGAAGTCATCACTGCAAAAGATGGCTTTAATGTGATTGCTGCAATCAATGAAGGGTATGTCGGTACAGTGCCGCTGAATGAAGCGCTGAAAAATAGGTTTGTCGTAATCGAAGTTCCCTATATCGAAGGGGAGCAGTTAAAGCAATTGATAGAAACCAATACAAAGTTGAAGGACCCAAGAAGTATTGAATTGTTCGTTAAACTGTCGAGTGATTTGATAAATGCCGTGAATCAAGGGAAGGTCGCTGAAGATGCGGCATCGATCAGGGCTTTGCTTGATGCTTGCGATCTGAGTGTATTGATCCCGCCGAAACGGGCGATTCTTCGTTCCATTGTGGATAAGTTGGACGAGGAGCGGGAGCGTGAGTTTGTGAAGAACTTGGCTGACACATTATTCTAA
- the brnQ gene encoding branched-chain amino acid transport system II carrier protein, with protein MSQKAPLSFIVVTGLMLFALFFGAGNLIFPAMLGQSAGTNLWSASLGFIITGVGLPFITILAFGFSGKNDVQSLASRAHPLFGIIFTVVLYLSLGPLFALPRTGSVSYEIGIKPFLSNDVGFLPLLVFTIIYFGIACLLSINPSKMLDIVGKILTPLLLIFIGILIVVAIINPMGEIQLPAADYSDNSFFKGFKEGYLTMDTLAGFAFGIIVINAIKDRGITSRKEVLGFCMKAGLIAATLLVIVYTALTYVGATSVEKLGQLGNGGDVLAQASNHFFGSAGAVLLGLIVIAACLTTSIGLITACSAYFNKILPAVSYKSFVVIFSIFSAAVANVGLTKLISITVPVLTALYPVAIVLIVLTFFHSLFKGKSEVYLGSLLLTAIISIMDGVVASGIKLDAVSNFFTQYLPLYSVGVGWVIPAIIGGVLGYMIYLMKGDPEEAF; from the coding sequence ATGTCACAGAAAGCACCACTTTCTTTTATCGTTGTAACAGGATTAATGCTTTTTGCTTTATTTTTTGGTGCAGGAAACTTAATTTTCCCTGCCATGCTCGGTCAATCCGCTGGGACCAATTTATGGTCGGCTAGTTTAGGATTCATCATTACTGGTGTTGGATTGCCATTCATTACAATATTGGCATTTGGTTTTTCGGGAAAAAATGATGTTCAATCGCTTGCAAGCAGGGCACACCCGTTATTCGGCATCATTTTCACAGTCGTTCTTTATTTATCTTTGGGACCGCTTTTCGCGCTTCCGAGAACGGGAAGTGTCTCTTACGAAATAGGGATTAAACCTTTCCTTTCCAATGACGTCGGTTTTTTACCATTGCTGGTATTCACGATCATATACTTTGGAATTGCCTGTTTATTATCCATCAATCCATCCAAAATGCTGGATATCGTCGGAAAAATATTAACACCGTTATTATTGATTTTCATCGGGATTCTCATTGTGGTCGCAATTATTAACCCAATGGGTGAAATCCAGTTACCAGCGGCAGATTATTCAGATAATTCTTTCTTCAAGGGATTTAAAGAAGGATATTTGACCATGGATACGCTGGCCGGATTTGCATTTGGTATCATTGTCATCAACGCGATCAAAGACAGGGGGATCACTTCAAGAAAAGAAGTGTTAGGCTTCTGTATGAAAGCTGGCTTGATAGCTGCAACCTTGTTGGTGATCGTGTATACGGCATTGACTTATGTCGGGGCAACAAGTGTGGAAAAACTAGGTCAACTGGGTAATGGCGGAGACGTTTTGGCTCAAGCCTCGAATCATTTTTTCGGATCGGCTGGTGCCGTGTTGTTAGGGTTGATCGTGATCGCAGCATGCCTGACGACAAGCATTGGGTTGATAACGGCTTGTTCTGCGTATTTCAATAAAATACTGCCTGCTGTATCGTATAAATCATTTGTCGTCATCTTCTCCATTTTTAGTGCGGCTGTTGCAAATGTAGGTTTGACAAAGCTCATTTCAATTACAGTGCCTGTGTTAACCGCACTTTATCCCGTGGCGATCGTTTTGATCGTTCTGACGTTCTTCCATTCCCTTTTCAAAGGGAAATCGGAGGTATACTTAGGAAGCTTATTATTAACGGCCATCATCAGCATAATGGATGGAGTAGTGGCATCAGGCATTAAATTGGATGCTGTTTCGAACTTTTTCACCCAATACCTTCCACTATATAGTGTTGGGGTAGGATGGGTGATTCCTGCCATCATCGGCGGTGTATTGGGCTATATGATATACCTGATGAAAGGGGACCCTGAGGAAGCTTTTTAA
- a CDS encoding SDR family oxidoreductase, whose translation MKVFVVGANGQIGKHLVDLLKDSPDHTVRAMIRKEDQRKHFEKNGIEAAVVSLTGTVDEIANAAKGCDAIVFTAGSGGSTGADQTLLIDLDGAVKTIEAAENLGINRFIMVSAFQANNRENWNEAIKPYYVAKHYADRALLQSDLNYTIIRPGGLVNEPGTGKVTAAEELERGSIAREDVARTILASLTEENTYKRSFDLISGDTAIAEALRKI comes from the coding sequence ATGAAAGTATTCGTAGTTGGGGCAAATGGGCAGATCGGTAAACATCTGGTGGATTTATTAAAAGATAGTCCGGATCATACTGTACGGGCAATGATTCGCAAAGAGGATCAAAGGAAGCATTTTGAGAAAAACGGAATTGAAGCTGCAGTCGTCAGTTTAACGGGAACAGTGGATGAGATTGCGAATGCGGCAAAAGGCTGTGATGCCATCGTGTTTACAGCAGGGTCCGGAGGAAGCACTGGCGCTGATCAAACGCTGTTGATTGATCTGGATGGTGCAGTTAAAACGATTGAAGCGGCAGAAAACTTGGGAATCAACCGATTCATAATGGTGAGTGCTTTTCAGGCCAATAATCGCGAAAACTGGAATGAAGCCATCAAACCGTATTATGTGGCCAAGCACTATGCGGATAGGGCATTGTTACAAAGCGATTTGAATTATACCATCATTCGGCCTGGCGGTCTGGTTAATGAACCGGGAACGGGCAAAGTGACCGCCGCCGAAGAATTGGAAAGAGGTTCGATTGCCCGTGAAGATGTAGCTCGAACTATTCTTGCTTCTTTAACTGAAGAAAATACCTACAAGCGTTCATTTGATTTAATCTCTGGTGATACTGCAATCGCGGAAGCATTAAGGAAAATATAA
- a CDS encoding CD3324 family protein has protein sequence MKYVKATAVLPEKLIVEIQKYVQGETIYIPKPEKAHHKWGTRSGSRELIDDRNASIKYAFKDGHTIHQLAEEHFLSAETIKKIVYSK, from the coding sequence ATGAAATATGTAAAAGCAACGGCCGTGTTGCCTGAAAAGCTGATCGTTGAAATTCAAAAGTATGTGCAAGGTGAAACCATATATATCCCGAAACCTGAAAAGGCCCATCACAAATGGGGAACCCGTTCGGGATCAAGGGAATTGATCGATGACCGAAATGCCTCTATAAAATATGCATTCAAAGACGGGCATACCATCCATCAATTAGCCGAGGAACATTTTCTCTCCGCGGAAACCATTAAGAAAATCGTTTATTCTAAATAG
- a CDS encoding FusB/FusC family EF-G-binding protein → MEPYIRSEQYNFIKSQTQILINGHATANDKDVINTLRTVAKERVLSLFGDLSEEQKQLLDPVDTIKDPAQAEAFLLQVKPFVIPFKEVSEKTIKKLFPKAKKLRAPLLENIDLREISYLGWDDGGSGKKFIIAPHHNKLTGLHGTIKPANKKGICAICSRFEEVGMFMSETKGTVQGTFIKKGNYICLDSMKCNQNITTLDKMTDLIERLK, encoded by the coding sequence ATGGAACCTTATATCAGAAGCGAGCAATATAACTTCATTAAATCCCAAACGCAGATTCTTATAAATGGACACGCGACGGCCAACGATAAGGATGTGATCAACACCCTGAGAACTGTTGCCAAAGAAAGAGTATTAAGCTTATTCGGTGACTTGAGCGAAGAACAAAAACAACTACTGGATCCAGTAGATACCATTAAAGATCCCGCACAAGCTGAAGCCTTTCTCTTACAGGTAAAGCCGTTTGTGATCCCATTTAAAGAAGTAAGCGAAAAAACGATAAAAAAATTGTTTCCTAAAGCAAAGAAATTAAGAGCCCCTTTGTTGGAAAACATCGATTTGAGAGAGATTTCATACTTGGGATGGGATGATGGCGGATCCGGAAAGAAATTCATCATTGCACCCCATCATAATAAACTCACCGGATTGCATGGAACCATTAAACCCGCCAACAAAAAAGGGATCTGTGCCATATGCAGCCGCTTTGAAGAAGTAGGGATGTTCATGTCTGAAACAAAAGGAACCGTCCAAGGGACATTCATTAAAAAAGGGAATTACATTTGCCTGGATAGTATGAAATGTAACCAGAACATAACCACTTTAGATAAAATGACCGATTTAATCGAGCGGCTGAAATAA
- a CDS encoding DUF4386 domain-containing protein, with protein MTNRNNETPPLHYSRAAGVGLLLMAILAMFSNFSVLEGLIVFDDPAATATNIMTNEMLFRTGFISFVIVLILDVLLAWALYVLLLPVNKNLAMLAAWFRLVYTAIFGVALHNFLGVLQLLSGTEYLAAFTPEQIHAQVLSLIDAFNNGWLIGLVFFGFHLLIVGYLIIRSGGYMPRLIGIFLVIASAGYVIDSFAHFLLTNYSDYKTIFLLIVAIPGVIGELSLAFWLLVKGVKVQQRR; from the coding sequence ATGACAAACCGTAATAATGAAACCCCGCCATTACATTATTCTAGAGCCGCAGGAGTAGGGCTATTGCTTATGGCAATACTTGCGATGTTTTCTAACTTTTCTGTTCTTGAAGGACTTATTGTCTTTGATGATCCAGCAGCAACTGCCACTAACATCATGACCAATGAGATGTTATTTAGGACTGGATTCATTAGCTTTGTCATCGTGCTCATTCTTGATGTGCTGTTAGCTTGGGCTCTATATGTTCTGCTTCTACCCGTTAATAAGAATCTGGCGATGCTCGCTGCGTGGTTTAGGTTGGTGTACACCGCCATCTTTGGGGTCGCCTTGCATAATTTCCTGGGTGTACTGCAACTGCTAAGTGGTACTGAATATTTGGCGGCATTCACACCTGAACAGATACATGCTCAAGTGCTGTCATTAATCGATGCTTTCAATAATGGATGGCTTATTGGGTTGGTGTTTTTTGGCTTTCATTTGCTTATCGTTGGTTATTTAATAATCAGGTCAGGAGGCTACATGCCAAGATTGATCGGAATCTTCCTGGTCATTGCATCTGCTGGGTATGTAATAGACAGTTTTGCACACTTTCTTCTGACCAACTATAGCGACTATAAAACGATATTCTTATTGATTGTAGCCATACCTGGTGTGATTGGGGAGTTATCATTAGCTTTCTGGCTTTTGGTTAAGGGTGTTAAAGTTCAACAAAGGCGATAA
- a CDS encoding MEDS domain-containing protein — translation MKSKMNQLFEDQKNVHVLYSYNEMENYIKQVLSYIQDGVAAGDYVILIENDRIYPIIHRELSTRLTKEQMEFIHFVNNFDFYCSSGSYHPPAIEEYFNKTVQPYVENKISFRSWAHVEWATMEEPLHIIEDFERTVDEAVNLLSFPLICAYEGARMPDYLKKILMETHPYVLTEDDIITSEQYLPVKK, via the coding sequence TTGAAAAGCAAAATGAATCAGTTGTTTGAAGACCAAAAGAACGTTCATGTGCTGTATTCCTATAATGAAATGGAAAATTACATTAAACAGGTTTTAAGTTATATCCAAGATGGCGTCGCGGCGGGAGACTACGTCATTCTTATTGAAAATGACCGTATTTATCCCATTATTCACAGAGAACTGAGTACACGATTAACGAAAGAGCAAATGGAGTTCATTCACTTCGTGAACAACTTCGATTTCTATTGTTCAAGCGGTAGTTATCATCCCCCTGCAATCGAAGAATACTTTAATAAAACAGTACAGCCCTATGTGGAAAATAAAATCTCTTTCCGATCATGGGCACATGTGGAGTGGGCGACCATGGAAGAGCCACTGCACATCATAGAAGATTTTGAGAGAACAGTAGATGAGGCAGTAAATCTGCTGTCATTTCCATTAATTTGTGCGTACGAAGGTGCTAGGATGCCAGACTACCTAAAAAAGATATTGATGGAAACACACCCTTATGTTCTAACCGAGGATGATATCATCACCTCGGAACAATACTTGCCTGTGAAAAAATAG